The genomic stretch TTTATAGAGGTCTTCTCTCTTGATGAACAAGAGATTCATGAGTCGAATGAGATCTCTTCTATGAAAAAAATCGCGCAAGCATTGTCGCCGGAAGAATTTCACCATTTGAAGAGACTTGTTTTTGATAAAGCAAGTCACAAAGAAGTGGCCGGCGAGTTGGGCATTACCATAGGGGCCAGCCAGAAACGTCTGGAAAGGATTCGAAAAAAACTCTTTGACGTCTTTCCGGAGCGAAAAAAGCACGTTCGGAACGGACCACCGGCCAGCAGTAGGGGAAATTTTTGACACTTGAATATATATTTGCTGTATATCAATGACTCCATGTGTACGAAAGGAGCCTTGTCCATGTATAAGAAAGAAAAAACCTATGCCTATTTGAACCATCTGAGCACGGAGCAATTGGAAGCGCTTCTGTGTGCAGACAGCATGTCAACAGAGACCGGAAACGACGATATGATTTTCCATATATTAGATATTGTTGAAACACGAGAACACATAAGCCCGACAGGCCGGCTTCCCGATGTGGAAGCATCTTGGAAGGACTTTCAAAAATTTTACAATCCTTCAGAAGGCGAGAGCCGCCTGCTGTATCTCGGTACACAGTCTGACCCCTCTTATGAAACAAATGACAATTTGCTCTCCGCAAAAGGCCCGAAAACGCGCCGTCATGCGCGTTATATCGTACTTTGTGCAGCCATCATCGTCTGCTTTGCTGTTTTTGTCATGCCGTCTGTATTCGGTTATTCGACCTTTTTAGAAATGATCGGGTATTGGACAGACGAACAACTTTACTTCACAGGCGCCGGCAGCGGCATGGCCGATCCTCA from Oscillospiraceae bacterium encodes the following:
- a CDS encoding sigma-70 family RNA polymerase sigma factor, with the protein product MLPAQEVFLAALYRKNFGKIAIYAAVAMKDSVKAQDIAQDVFHEAILHIERLMIHDNPEGWLMQTAKNKIHENQRERTRYLQKFLSLDSDVFIEVFSLDEQEIHESNEISSMKKIAQALSPEEFHHLKRLVFDKASHKEVAGELGITIGASQKRLERIRKKLFDVFPERKKHVRNGPPASSRGNF
- a CDS encoding DUF4367 domain-containing protein, yielding MYKKEKTYAYLNHLSTEQLEALLCADSMSTETGNDDMIFHILDIVETREHISPTGRLPDVEASWKDFQKFYNPSEGESRLLYLGTQSDPSYETNDNLLSAKGPKTRRHARYIVLCAAIIVCFAVFVMPSVFGYSTFLEMIGYWTDEQLYFTGAGSGMADPQTDDVSAAFTDLQDALTHYGIHDTVVPQYIPDGFELLEIWVQEFPDLGDLEFSAPYVKGPDNIVISVYHSSHSRKIYEKNDQAVEQYRVGNTEHYIFSNNNNITAAWYTNSLECSISTTLPVENLKEIIDSIYW